Proteins encoded by one window of Vigna radiata var. radiata cultivar VC1973A chromosome 5, Vradiata_ver6, whole genome shotgun sequence:
- the LOC106760600 gene encoding mavicyanin-like — translation MAVTNTSVQASIHFQVGGSLGWHEPDPNNTEFYSQWAQRNRFQVGDALVFEYQNDSVLSVEKLDYMNCDASNPITAFDNGKSTFILDRPGDFYFISGTDEHCKNGQRLVVDVIHEHHFTSPPPISLPPQGFPPMASPPDQSFEDSTSASVMITATSMSVFVTFVIVVLLAP, via the exons ATGGCTGTCACCAACACTTCTGTTCAAGCTTCCATTCATTTCCAAGTTGGTGGAAGCCTCGGCTGGCACGAACCTGACCCCAACAATACTGAATTTTACAGCCAATGGGCTCAAAGGAACAGGTTTCAAGTTGGTGATGCTCTTG TTTTTGAGTACCAGAATGACTCAGTTCTCAGTGTGGAGAAATTGGATTACATGAACTGTGATGCAAGTAACCCCATCACAGCTTTTGACAATGGTAAGAGCACTTTTATTCTTGACAGGCCTGGGGACTTCTACTTCATCAGTGGAACCGATGAACACTGCAAGAATGGGCAAAGATTAGTTGTGGATGTGATTCATGAACATCATTTTACATCTCCGCCACCCATTTCTCTTCCACCACAAGGCTTTCCACCAATGGCTTCTCCACCTGATCAAAGCTTCGAGGATTCAACATCTGCCTCAGTGATGATTACTGCAACTTCTATGTCTGTTTTTGTCACGTTTGTTATTGTGGTGCTGTTAGCACCTTGA
- the LOC106762306 gene encoding probable inactive ATP-dependent zinc metalloprotease FTSHI 2, chloroplastic: MASNCFLRYSSSSFLLNPKFRSPPKSPYYPSVFSRIPTPKSDNDDNKDDNHKTPNHNRFDFLKLSVTLTVISASLPQPAAAAAAVTKGKKRSSKKQSAKKSEALSPEELKTWSRGLPVVSDRLPYSEIVELKKDGKLKHIIKPISAKLRQRSEAVLVVLDDSRVLRTVLPSVESHSEFWDSWDALKIDSVCVNAYTPPIKRPEWPSPLLSNIYLPPFLQKFLFDSPEDIETKPRKESKKAAEYRKMRMELKREKEEELRRLRQERETTERNIKAQKKEEERRRRREMKKRRYRESMRQASDRDERMADFWSDLANNSNVSNALGVLFFYIFYRTVVLSYRKHKKDYEDRLKIEQAEAEERKKMRELEREMEGIEGDDEEIEQGKGEENNYLKVAKQFMRSGARVRRAQNRRLPQYLERGVDVKFSDVAGLGKIRLELEEIVKFFTHGEMYRRRGVKIPGGILLCGPPGVGKTLLAKAVAGEAGVNFFSISASQFVEIYVGVGASRVRALYQEARENAPSVVFIDELDAVGRERGLIKGSGGQERDATLNQLLVCLDGFEGRGEVITIASTNRPDILDPALVRPGRFDRKIYIPKPGLIGRIEILQVHARKKPMAEDVDYMAVASMTDGMVGAELANIIEVAAINMMRDSRTEITTDDLLQAAQMEERGMLDRKERSTETWKQVAINEAAMAIVAVNFPDLKNIEFVTIAPRAGRELGYVRVKMDSVKFNNGMLTRQSLLDHITVQLAPRAADELWFGSGQLSTIWAETADNARSAARTFVLGGLSEKYHGMSNFWVSDRINDIDSEAMRILDSCYERAKEILEKNRRLMDAVVNELVEKKSLTKQEFFRLVDLHGSLEPMPPSILDIRIAKCREFQKLIDSGKEASLSSHA, encoded by the exons ATGGCTTCAAATTGCTTCCTTCGTTATTCTTCATCCTCATTTCTCCTAAACCCCAAATTCAGAAGCCCTCCAAAATCCCCTTATTACCCTTCCGTCTTCTCCCGAATTCCCACCCCAAAATCCGACAATGACGACAACAAAGACGACAACCACAAAACCCCAAACCACAACCGCTTCGACTTCCTCAAACTCTCCGTAACCCTTACCGTCATCTCTGCCTCCCTCCCCCAACCCGCCGCCGCCGCTGCCGCCGTCACCAAGGGCAAGAAACGCTCTTCCAAAAAGCAGTCCGCCAAAAAATCCGAAGCTCTCTCGCCGGAGGAGCTTAAAACATGGTCTCGAGGGCTTCCCGTGGTCTCCGATCGCCTTCCCTACAGCGAAATCGTCGAGCTCAAGAAGGATGGGAAGCTGAAGCACATAATCAAACCCATTTCTGCGAAACTGAGGCAGCGCAGCGAAGCGGTTCTGGTTGTTTTGGATGATTCGAGAGTGTTGAGGACAGTGTTGCCTTCGGTTGAGAGTCACAGTGAGTTTTGGGATTCGTGGGATGCGTTGAAGATTGATTCAGTGTGTGTGAACGCATACACACCGCCCATTAAGAGGCCGGAATGGCCTTCTCCTCTGTTGTCAAACATTTACTTGCCCCCTTTTTTGCAGAAATTCCTTTTTGACAGTCCTGAAGATATCGAAACAAAGCCCAGAAAGGAGTCGAAGAAGGCTGCGGAGTATAGAAAAATGAGGATGGAGTTGAAGAGGGAGAAGGAAGAGGAGCTGAGGAGGTTGAGGCAAGAGAGGGAGACCACGGAGAGGAATATTAAGGCTCAGAAGAAGGAGGAGGAGAGGAGAAGGAGGAGGGAGATGAAAAAGAGGAGGTACCGGGAATCGATGCGCCAGGCGAGTGACCGGGACGAGAGAATGGCCGATTTTTGGTCCGATTTGGCTAACAACAGCAATGTGTCTAATGCACTTGGGGTGCTGTTCTTCTACATCTTTTACCGGACTGTGGTGCTTAGTTATAGGAAGCATAAGAAAGACTATGAGGACAGGCTCAAGATCGAGCAGGCTGAGGCcgaggagaggaagaagatgagggAGTTGGAGAGGGAGATGGAGGGGATTGAGGGTGATGATGAGGAGATTGAGCAGGGGAAAGGGGAGgagaataattatttgaaagtgGCAAAGCAGTTTATGAGATCAGGAGCGCGTGTGAGGCGAGCACAGAACAGAAGGCTTCCTCAGTATCTAGAGAGAGGCGTGGATGTCAAATTTAGTGATGTTGCAGGTCTGGGTAAAATTCGGCTTGAGCTTGAGGAGATTGTCAAGTTCTTTACTCATGGAGAGATGTACCGAAGGAGGGGAGTGAAAATACCAG GTGGCATACTTCTCTGTGGACCCCCTGGAGTGGGAAAGACATTGCTGGCCAAGGCAGTGGCTGGTGAGGCAGGGGTTAATTTCTTCTCTATTTCTGCTTCACAGTTCGTGGAAATATATGTTGGTGTTGGGGCTTCTCGTGTCCGTGCACTTTACCAGGAAGCCAGAGAAAAT gCCCCATCTGTTGTCTTCATTGATGAGCTGGATGCCGTTGGAAGGGAGCGTGGCTTGATTAAAGGTTCCGGTGGACAGGAACGTGATGCTACTCTCAATCAG CTCCTGGTGTGCTTAGATGGGTTTGAAGGAAGGGGAGAGGTGATCACCATTGCATCGACAAACCGACCAGACATTCTGGATCCTGCCCTTGTGAGGCCGGGCAGGTTTGATAGGAAAATATATATCCCCAAGCCTGGATTAATTGGACGCATAGAAATTCTACAG GTCCATGCTCGTAAGAAGCCAATGGCTGAAGATGTGGATTACATGGCTGTTGCTAGTATGACTGATGGAATGGTTGGTGCAGAGTTAGCCAACATAATTGAGGTTGCTGCCATCAATATGATGCGTGACTCAAGAACTGAG ATTACTACTGATGACTTATTGCAAGCTGCACAAATGGAGGAAAGAGGAATGCTAGATAGAAAGGAAAGAAGCACCGAGACATGGAAACAAGTAGCTATAAACGAAGCTGCAATGGCTATCGTGGCTGTGAACTTTCCTGATCTTAAAAATATAGAGTTT GTCACAATTGCTCCTAGAGCTGGTAGGGAATTGGGCTATGTTCGGGTGAAGATGGATTCAGTCAAATTTAATAATGGAATGCTCAC TCGGCAATCCCTCCTTGATCATATTACAGTTCAACTAGCTCCACGTGCAGCTGATGAACTTTGGTTCGGGAGTGGTCAG TTGAGTACGATATGGGCTGAAACTGCAGACAATGCTAGGTCTGCAGCAAGGACGTTTGTTCTTGGTGGGCTTTCCGAGAAGTATCATGGAATGTCCAACTTCTGGGTGTCCGACCGAATTAAT GATATTGATTCGGAAGCAATGCGAATTCTGGACTCTTGTTATGAACGAGCAAAAGAG aTCCTTGAGAAAAATAGAAGGCTGATGGATGCTGTGGTGAATGAACTGGTTGAGAAGAAAAGCTTAACCAAACAAGAGTTCTTCCGTCTAGTAGATTTGCACGGCTCCCTAGAACCAATGCCTCCCAGCATACTTGACATACGAATTGCCAAGTGTAGAGAATTCCAAAAATTGATCGATAGTGGAAAGGAAGCAAGTTTGAGTAGCCACGCATAA
- the LOC106759779 gene encoding nuclear pore complex protein NUP35 codes for MSATVQRTPRSGRQSLFFQDLASPVSTRRGKVSSPGQAAAVSALWRENFGSSDLPPPPVFTLEDRSDFSPESGILDYQVSPEIKSDTRTPIQTSNREFSTPGKNKSEASTSYALRGVQQNQQTSPGLSWWSPATAKSGGEQDEKGKSSPVEGVVQPGALITLPPPLEVARPEVHRNSLPAGNLNEEEWVTVYGFSPGDTNMVLREFEKCGEILKHVPGPRDANWMHILYQNRSDAHKALNKNGMQINGVLIVGVKLLDPMQRQALNERLNNQGFMPLPLPSARNSEVSTLKAPARSYYLQNGNSTARQTGGTIASPTKSLVSKIMDLMFGV; via the exons atgagCGCTACGGTCCAAAGAACTCCAAGATCCGGTAGGCAGTCTTTATTTTTCCAGGATTTAGCTTCACCTGTTTCCACCCGTAGAGGAAAAGTTTCAAGTCCCGGTCAGGCGGCTGCGGTATCTGCACTGTGGCGTGAGAACTTTGGCAGTTCGGACCTTCCTCCTCCACCAGTTTTCACCTTGGAGGACAGATCAGACTTTTCTCCTGAATCAGGCATACTAGATTATCAAGTATCACCTGAGATTAAGTCAGACACAAGAACTCCTATCCAAACTTCTAATAGGGAATTTTCAACTCCTGGGAAAAACAAATCTGAGGCTAGCACATCTTATGCTTTGAGAGGGGTACAACAAAACCAGCAGACCTCACCGGGTTTGAGTTGGTGGTCACCTGCAACTGCAAAGAGTGGTGGGGAACAAGATGAGAAGGGAAAAAGTTCACCAGTTGAGGGTGTGGTTCAGCCTGGTGCTTTGATAACTCTTCCTCCACCCCTGGAAGTGGCGAGGCCTGAGGTTCATAGGAATTCGTTGCCAGCTGGGAATCTCAATGAGGAAGAATGGGTAACTGTATATGG GTTTTCACCAGGTGATACTAACATGGTTTTAAGGGAGTTTGAAAAATGTGGTGAAATTTTGAAACATGTTCCTGGTCCTAGAGATGCTAACTGGATGCACATTTTGTATCAG AATCGATCTGATGCACATAAAGCTCTTAACAAGAATGGAATGCAAATTAATGGAGTACTAATTGTTGGTGTGAAACTGTTGGATCCCATGCAACGCCAAGCTTTAAATGAAAGGCTTAATAATCAGGGATTTATGCCCTTACCTCTACCCTCTGCTAGAAACTCAGAAGTGAGCACATTGAAAGCGCCTGCTCGATCTTACTATCTGCAGAATGGCAACTCCACTGCACGGCAGACTGGAGGAACCATTGCTTCCCCAACAAAATCTTTGGTGTCCAAAATCATGGACTTGATGTTTGGAGTCTAA
- the LOC106762108 gene encoding homeobox-leucine zipper protein ATHB-15: protein MAMSCKDGKPGLDNGKYVRYTPEQVEALERLYHDCPKPSSIRRQQLIRECPILSNIEPKQIKVWFQNRRCREKQRKEASRLQAVNRKLTAMNKLLMEENDRLQKQVSQLVYENGYFRQHTQNTALPTKDTSCESAVTSGQRSLTAQHPPRDASPAGLMSIAEETLAEFLSKATGTAVEWVQMPGMKPGPDSIGIVAISHGCTGVAARACGLVGLEPTRVAEILKDRPSWFRDCRAVDVLNVLPTANGGTIELLYMQLYAPTTLAPARDFWLLRYTSVLEDGSLVICERSLKNTQNGPTMPPVQHFVRAEMLPSGYLIRPCEGGGSIIHIVDHMDLEPWSVPEVLRPLYESSTVLAQKTTMVALRQLRQISHEVSQSNVTGWGRRPAALRALGQRLSRGFNEAINGFTDEGWSMIGNDGVDDVTVLVNSSPDKLMGLNLSFANGFPSISNAVLCAKASMLLQNVPPAILLRFLREHRSEWADNNMDAYSAAAIKVGPCGLPGSRVGNYGGQVILPLAHTIEHEEFLEVIKLEGIAHSPEDAIMPREVFLLQLCSGMDENAVGTCAELIFAPIDASFADDAPLLPSGFRIIPLDSAKEASNPNRTLDLASALDIGPTGNRASNDYSGNSGSMRSVMTIAFEFAFESHMQDHVASMARQYVRSIISSVQRVALALSPSHLSSQAGLRTPLGTPEAQTLARWICNSYRCYLGVELLKSNNEGNESLLKSLWHHSDAILCCTLKALPVFTFANQAGLDMLETTLVALQDITLEKIFDDHGRKILCSEFPQIIQQGFACLQGGICLSSMGRPISYERVVAWKVLNEEENAHCICFMFMNWSFV from the exons ATGGCAATGTCCTGCAAGGATGGTAAACCAGGATTGGATAACGGGAAATATGTCCGTTACACGCCTGAGCAGGTTGAGGCCCTTGAGAGACTTTATCATGACTGCCCCAAACCCAGTTCCATACGCCGCCAGCAGCTCATTCGCGAGTGTCCTATTCTCTCCAACATTGAGCCCAAGCAAATCAAAGTCTGGTTTCAGAACAGAAG GTGTAGAGAGAAGCAGAGAAAAGAGGCCTCGCGGTTGCAAGCTGTAAATAGGAAGCTCACAGCCATGAACAAGCTTCTCATGGAGGAGAATGATAGGTTGCAGAAGCAGGTGTCTCAGTTGGTCTACGAAAATGGCTACTTTCGCCAACACACTCAGAAT ACTGCGCTTCCAACCAAAGACACGAGCTGTGAGTCGGCGGTGACTAGTGGTCAACGCAGTTTGACAGCCCAGCATCCCCCGAGGGATGCAAGTCCTGCAGG GCTTATGTCCATTGCAGAAGAGACTTTAGCAGAGTTTCTTTCGAAGGCAACTGGAACTGCTGTTGAGTGGGTCCAAATGCCTGGAATGAAG cCTGGTCCGGATTCCATTGGAATCGTTGCTATTTCTCATGGTTGCACTGGTGTGGCAGCAAGAGCCTGCGGCCTTGTCGGTTTAGAACCCACAAGG GTTGCAGAAATCCTCAAAGATCGGCCTTCATGGTTTCGTGATTGCCGAGCTGTGGATGTTCTGAATGTGCTGCCCACAGCAAATGGTGGAACCATAGAGCTGCTTTATATGCAG CTATATGCACCAACCACGTTGGCACCTGCCCGTGACTTCTGGTTGTTGCGTTACACTTCTGTTTTAGAAGATGGGAGCCTAGTA ATATGTGAGAGGTCTcttaaaaatacacaaaatggTCCAACCATGCCTCCCGTGCAGCATTTTGTTAGAGCAGAGATGCTTCCTAGTGGGTACCTTATAAGACCCTGTGAGGGAGGTGGTTCTATCATTCACATTGTTGATCACATGGATTTGGAG CCTTGGAGCGTTCCTGAAGTACTGCGACCACTGTATGAATCATCAACAGTGTTGGCTCAGAAGACAACTATGGTG GCACTACGTCAACTAAGGCAGATTTCACATGAAGTTTCTCAGTCTAATGTGACTGGGTGGGGGAGACGACCTGCAGCTCTTAGAGCACTTGGCCAGAGACTCAGCCG TGGCTTCAATGAGGCAATCAATGGGTTCACTGACGAGGGTTGGTCAATGATCGGCAATGATGGTGTTGATGATGTTACAGTTCTAGTGAATTCGTCACCTGACAAGTTAATGGGTTTGAATCTTTCCTTTGCCAATGGATTTCCATCTATCAGCAACGCAGTCTTGTGTGCCAAAGCTTCAATGCTATTACAG AATGTGCCTCCAGCCATATTACTCAGGTTCCTGCGGGAGCATAGATCAGAATGGGCAGACAACAACATGGATGCTTATTCAGCCGCTGCCATTAAAGTTGGTCCTTGTGGTTTACCAGGATCTCGTGTTGGAAATTATGGGGGTCAAGTTATTCTTCCTCTAGCCCACACCATTGAGCATGAGGAG TTTCTTGAAGTTATTAAGTTGGAAGGAATTGCTCATTCTCCTGAAGATGCAATAATGCCCAGGGAAGTATTTCTTTTGCAA CTGTGCAGTGGAATGGATGAAAATGCTGTTGGAACCTGTGCAGAGCTTATATTTGCTCCAATTGATGCATCCTTTGCTGATGATGCCCCCCTTCTGCCTTCTGGATTTCGCATCATCCCTCTTGATTCTGCAAAG GAAGCATCCAATCCAAATCGCACACTTGACCTGGCATCTGCTCTAGACATTGGCCCAACTGGAAACAGAGCATCAAATGATTATTCTGGAAATTCTGGATCTATGAGATCTGTGATGACAATAGCATTTGAATTTGCCTTTGAAAGTCATATGCAGGATCATGTAGCATCCATGGCACGCCAGTATGTTCGAAGCATTATATCATCTGTCCAAAGGGTAGCATTAGCACTCTCTCCTTCTCATTTAAGTTCACAAGCTGGGCTAAGAACACCACTGGGTACCCCTGAAGCGCAAACACTAGCTCGCTGGATCTGCAATAGTTATAG ATGCTATTTGGGGGTCGAGCTACTTAAATCCAATAACGAAGGGAACGAATCTTTGCTCAAGTCCTTGTGGCATCACTCAGATGCAATATTATGCTGCACTCTAAAG GCATTGCCTGTGTTCACTTTCGCCAACCAGGCAGGGCTTGACATGCTGGAGACCACCTTAGTTGCTTTGCAAGATATAACATTGGAGAAGATATTCGATGATCATGGCCGAAAGATTCTGTGCTCAGAGTTTCCCCAAATTATTCAACAG GGTTTTGCATGCCTTCAAGGTGGTATTTGTCTCTCAAGCATGGGGCGACCCATCTCATATGAAAGAGTAGTAGCTTGGAAGGtgttgaatgaagaagagaatgCTCATTGTATTTGCTTTATGTTTATGAACTGGTCTTTCGTTTGA
- the LOC106761627 gene encoding uncharacterized protein LOC106761627 — protein sequence MAPNGECLPSSFSRNSSMCKPPRLSSDHIQRTISDISFELTKEGIDLSLAPITEVMDAKCECCGMCEEFTPEYIERVREKFLGKWVCGLCSEAVKEELEKNGGKKEEALSSHMSACVRFNKYGRAFPVLFQAEAMKEMLKKNKMEGRRRTKSFNPREKGGQNKGGIARSSSCIPAITREINSLPMC from the coding sequence ATGGCACCGAATGGAGAGTGTTTGCCTAGTTCATTCTCTAGAAACAGCAGCATGTGCAAACCTCCGAGGCTTTCATCTGATCACATTCAAAGAACGATCTCAGACATCTCTTTTGAGCTAACGAAGGAAGGGATTGATCTGTCACTGGCACCTATAACTGAGGTTATGGATGCCAAGTGTGAGTGCTGTGGAATGTGCGAGGAGTTCACTCCTGAGTACATAGAGCGTGTGCGTGAGAAGTTCTTGGGGAAGTGGGTGTGTGGTTTGTGTAGTGAGGCAGTGAAGGAAGAGCTTGAGAAAAATGGTGGGAAGAAGGAAGAGGCATTGAGTTCACACATGAGTGCATGTGTGAGGTTCAACAAATATGGAAGGGCTTTCCCAGTTCTTTTCCAAGCTGAGGCCATGAAAGAGATGctgaaaaagaacaaaatggaaggaagaagaaggactaAGTCCTTCAACCCAAGGGAGAAAGGAGGACAAAACAAAGGAGGCATTGCTAGAAGTTCAAGCTGCATTCCAGCAATCACAAGAGAGATCAATAGTCTTCCAATGTGTTAA
- the LOC106761442 gene encoding uncharacterized protein LOC106761442, with translation MKPIEMETKAPIVTKKLWDMLRVMFFMMRKGISKGKLMMDLNVMLKRRSKLAGKAIANLISHHHHAASHDSHLQFSAPREYEFSCSNTPSAFSFPAIGKRHRHFFACVHAPPTHDDDSVTMNAVKTVLEMLNNDVKVETTSSPALPGFGRSPMVRQLRVTDSPFPLRDSDQDNDHQVDKAAEEFIKRFYKELKKQD, from the coding sequence ATGAAACCTATAGAAATGGAAACCAAGGCACCCATAGTAACCAAGAAGCTCTGGGACATGCTACGTGTCATGTTCTTCATGATGAGGAAAGGTATATCCAAGGGCAAACTCATGATGGACCTCAACGTCATGCTAAAGCGCCGAAGCAAGCTCGCCGGAAAAGCCATTGCAAACCTCATCTCCCACCACCACCACGCCGCCTCACACGACTCCCACCTTCAATTCTCTGCCCCGAGGGAGTACGAGTTCAGCTGCAGCAACACTCCCAGCGCCTTCTCCTTCCCGGCAATAGGGAAGCGCCACCGCCACTTCTTCGCTTGTGTCCACGCGCCCCCCACACACGACGACGACTCCGTCACTATGAACGCAGTGAAGACGGTGTTGGAGATGCTGAACAACGACGTCAAGGTCGAGACGACGTCGTCCCCTGCTCTGCCAGGGTTCGGGCGGAGCCCCATGGTTAGGCAACTGAGGGTGACGGACTCGCCCTTCCCTCTGCGAGATTCCGACCAAGACAACGACCACCAGGTCGATAAGGCGGCGGAAGAGTTCATCAAGAGGTTCTACAAGGAGCTCAAGAAGCAGGATTGA